CGTGATTAAGAAAATGAACAACACTGAAAGTTATTGCAAATGATGTCGTGATCTCACAAGTACTGACTTCAGTTCAAATATGCAcattaattacaaaataatcagtcttcagacactttattaaattcactcccagccattttcacagaaggaatcgcattcactcccggctgttttactggattttgactgattttgcaaggcccacagaatattgtgttatattgctaaaaaaaacataaaaaaaaaatattagtcttctttcaccaggaaaaaaaaaaaaaaaaaagtatatttcagtttctgttttgcagctattagcattagaatatagctaagatcaatcaattttcacaaatctatttagaattgtgagtaattgagcttgttttccaacatggccttaggttgatctcctttgctctgctgccacctgctggccgtttaggtaataactaccattgctgcaaccattctttgcagttgagaggctgcatcaaagccttctgtatgctccagcatacaaataaataaagcatacaaataaaaaaataaaataaataaaataaaaaaacgtataaatacgtaaaaaaaacaaaacaaactaatttatacgtttttgggagcaaatgagttaggtACCCCCGCACAACACAGCCATGAGATCTAACACACTTTATAGCAGTGGTCTTAAACTTgtgggcccgggggccatttatgGACCCCTGGACTCTggataatatattatatattttatataatattgACATTAAAGTTTAATGTTAGTGATGCCCCCACTGTTTGCCATGggcattttgtgtgtgcgtgattttttttttatctttcatGGGCTACCAACAGCTCAGGCtctttcagcaaaaaaaaaattctgtagtGACACCAAGTTGAAGCAAAAAGTTATTCAGCAGTCacgtaataatgatgatgatgatgataataataataatgaatggaaaaagaaaaaatattacatttctaTGATCAAAGGGTAAATATGTTAAAGGCAAGTCAAACCCCCCAAAAttcttgatgatgatgataataataataatcagaaagtggccattttgccactagctgtcaagtgcaaatgacatcaatgttgctcaggtaacaaccaatcataactCAGCTTCAGTAAACAGGTGAGCTTTGCCTGGTTGTTGCCTGGgcgctgagcaactgtgatgtcatcttcagttgacagcaagtggcaaaatggccgccccctgagatggataaaaacggttggATTTTCGCTGCTTAacgcatattccacaaatgtcatattaatcagaggtcaaataaaacatattaaaaagtTTAAGACTGACTTCCTCTTTAGTACCTCTCATGATTCAAAACATTTATATTGGGTCtcatgcaggtgtacctaataaagtgtccgTTAAGTCTTGCTTGCGGAATTTTATTGGACCTTTCGAATCAATTCGGAAATACTTTACGGCCGCACTGTAGCGAGTACCTGGGAATGAGGCTGGCGCCGGACAGGTCAGTGAAGGTGTAGCTCATTGTGACCACCAACGTGACCACCACGACGCAAGCGTCAACGATGTTCAGCTTGGAGCCAAAGTAAACTTTAAACCTTAAACAAAGGCACAcacaaagaaataaataaatgtgatcaTGTCACAATGTCCATTTAAAAACATTCCTTTCACAGGAGGTCATTTCACTTCCTCCTTCATTACTTCCTCTtttacagccaatcacagcacactTTGGATTTTCTTCTTACCCTTCCACATAGACCCTGAGGAGAACATCAAccaggaagaagaaggagatcACAAGGGACACGGTCTCCAGAGAATTGCCAACTTCTCTGCTCCTGGCTGGCAGGGAAATGTCCACGAtgaccagcacaatgtcaaCAAGGATCAGTACCACTCCAAAAACACTTTGCGGGGGATAATATGGAAGGTTATGTTTCAAAATAAGAcgatattgttgataaaaattcTGAAAGATACTGACCGGAAACCAAAAGACATAACAAAGGGGGCAATCTTCTTCCGGATATTGCTGGAAAATAAGAACAATACAAATATGGATCAGAATACTTAATGAATAAAGCTAGTAGCAGCGGATTGCATACAATTTCTTACATGCATGTTAAGTTCATTGATGACTAAATATCGGACTGTTCCTGAAAAAtgaggaggaaaacaaaaaatactcacTGGTACATAGTGtctggttccattccatcatcTCGCCCGTTGTCAATCTCCACTTTGGCATCATTCATCCTTGCTACACTTCTAAGTcataaaacaacacaattgATTGAAAAATAAGTGACGCATAAAACGGCTCAAACATTAAACCAtgcagtaagaaaaaaaaaaaaaaagcacacatgcACAGGTTAATCTTTCCCTAAAGGAAGTCAtgtgttttgtctattttttatttatttttttcaatcctCACCCATTCACACCCCAATCCGAACCCGGGTCGAAGTGGACCGTGGTCATGACTTTAAGAAAGTTGTGTTGTGGTCCTGAAGTTTCTAGACGAGACAAATAGCAGCGTgcaaagatgtttgcaaataaacTCGCAAGGTGGAATTCGTGGGTGCAGAAAACCGCGCGCAATTAGCACAGCGAGGCTGTCAATGAGGTTAATTAGCAGGAAGAAAATGCGCACAAACCATGCAGAACGCGAGTGCAAGTCCCTCCGGTTCCTCTGTGGAAGAACGTTCAAGTGTCCCCTGGCTTACCGTTGGCAATGACATTCGGGAGAATCACCGGGAATTGGTCTTGTGACTCGTCGTGGAGTAAAAGGAAGACGGTTCAAAGGTTAAACGGATGCTTTGTGTTCTACTCATCCACTCCTCCTTTTTTTGTGCTAACGTAGCGGTTTTCTGTGTTTGGGACTtcctggatgttttttttttttttttttcctcgtctcTCGCTGTTGCAAAAGTTAAGCCAcctccttttcctcctcctctttgccaCATCTGCTTTTCATTACTgcacaaaagtacaaaaaaaagaaagaaattgttTTGAACATGGCAAGGATAGCAAATGCAAGGAACAAAATGTCTGTCCGATTTTAAAGCACGTTTGGATTCATTTTATTGGCAGAAACCTTtatgttttgtttcgttttgttttgtttatgttttattaAGATGTGCCTTAAGTGGTTGGTTGATGATGAACGATGTATGCATGTATTCATGCATTCATTTAATTATtggcagcagtttttttttttcatttttagtttagtttgtattatttattcacttatttttataaatagGTGCAACAATAAATCGACAACTCATAAATTATTAGACTATTGACTttttttgataatcaattaataatttagagatgttgtttaatttttaaatgtccaaaTCCTCGGAATTTTAGCTTCTCcgcagtaaatattctcagatttcTGTAATTGTATTTCTCTGTATTTGTTTTACTCATAGgcagttgtatgtatgtatttatctaCTATTCATTTGTTTACTACTTTGCAGAATAATGTATTtgattatgtttatttatttaattgattatttatttgtttaattattggTAAGTCTGACCAGTTAAGTTgataatcttatttatttatttatttatttatttgcttactattttatttatttattgaaatgttTGCTCATTATTCCATTGTTTAGAAATTGGCAGATTAATCTTATTTtcactcattattattattattattattattattattattattattaggctgGTGTGCCCAGTTGGTCAATAATGATATgagtcctttatttatttattcatttatatattttcagttatgttaattaactttttttattttggtgtgcCCAGTTGGTAGGttgataattttattgatttatttagtctttatattattgtttatttggcagattattcttattttcgcttatgttttttttttttttattggctggtGTGCCCAGTTGGTAGGGCAAtaatggcatttatttatttatttatttatttatttattaggtttTTTTCGGGTAATATTTCTGCCTCACAGCTGCAACATTCCCGTGCAGGATTTGCAAGGTTAACCACACGACTCTAaaccaggggtcaccaactccagtcctcgagggcccctATCCTGCATCTTTAGATGTTTCCGTCCTCCAACacgcctgattcaaatgataacGATCATTATCaggattctgcagagcttgctggtgagctgatcatttgaagcAGGTGTGCTAGacgagggaaacatctaaaacgtgCAGAAGgggcccttgaggaccagaTTTGTTGACCCCTGTTCTAAATTGTCCATTAATGGTCTTTTAACAGTAACAATTTAGGAGTCATATAAAGATAAACATGTTAACTAAAAAAGAATGCAACTAGTATTCCTGGAATGAAAGGAATGACGTCAGCTACTCTTCCCGAAAGCTGGACTGTTTGATagagggatgaaaaaaaaagcgaaacttGGGTTGGCAACGTCTTTCTTTTAATGTGGACCATGCAGAACCAACCCAACCCAGCTTGAAATAAATACTGACTGCAGAGCACACAGCCGGGAGACAACAAAAGGAAAGCTTCAAAATGCAGGtacataatatatttttatttagcaAGTGATCAAATATGTGTAAGTGCAatgttttcaatcattttagaCTTGCAGGAATTCCTTCACAGTgttgatgttgtttttgctgGTTTCCCCAACCGAGACTTCATCATTGAACCAGTTTTCGGTAGGTGCTCTATTTTATCTTACTATATCTTACCTGGATTTTcagtcatttttgtgtttacaatCAAAGGGATGCAGTCCAGATGTTGCAGCTCTCAAGCGCAGCATAAAACGACTGGAAAACAAACTCCTAATAGGAGCTTGGCAGGTGGAACACTTGCAGAGGCATAAATTCTTTCGCCCGATTTCACCTGCTCCAACTCTATCGGGCCCTAACAACGGCAGCATGACGTCGCAAAGTTCCAACACGACCCTGATGACGAGTCTGCCACCAGCAGGAAGCCTGATTGTCCACGACCGAGGTTTGCACCCACTCACAGAATTGATCCAGATATTCAAAATAATTCTCTTTTGTTATGATATTAGATTGTTCTGAGCTGTTCGACAGAATGAGACCACCCAGCGGGTTTTACCGCATCAGACCCAAAATCCACCAGGAGCCAGTTTTGGTCTACTGCGACATGGACGACGGTGGAGGGTGGACGGTGTTCCAGAGGAGGCGCAATGGAAAAGTTGACTTTGACAGGTGTTCTATTCATAAAGATGATATGAACTCATCTTGTttatattaacacattcattgccatagacggctttagacgtcaaagatttttttttttcttgaactggcagtgaatgagttaatgagtgtGTCTCTTCATAGAGACTGGGTGGATTATAGAGATGGTTTTGGCGACTTCAAACTGTGGAATGACGAGTTTTGGTTGGGAAATGAGAACATCTATTCTCTACTTTCCAACGGTAAGCAATATCAAAATTGTTTATATATGGATACTGGTGCATCTTAATATGATTTGTATAGTAGGCTACAACAAATGTTCTATTTGGGGGTGTCAGGCCATTAAAATTttgaatcgtaattaatcacatgacgtCAATAGTTAAttcataattaatcacaaattttacatctgttgtaaatgtacaataaaatgtaaacacttgttaacataaaaatggaaaaaatattaaactaatagattgataattgattagggctgcacaatatattgaaaaaatatcgatatcgtgatattggcccatgcaatatgcatatcgcaaataCATGCAATAAGtctcatatggaattttatgcttttatttgaatttgaccagtcagccactaaCTAAAATGTACACCActatccaatagttgaacattatcgatatgtaattacaattaattcactaaaaaaatatgagtttgcttattttgctgtatgaaaaatgtcattctttcattagatcagaaaaaatgtcatttccttaggtacatgttaaatatcgcaataatatcgatattgctataatcagcaactatatcgcatatggCTTATcaattttccaatatcgtgcagccctatcaTTGATAACATTAATTTCACAATtcacaaaattgagttaaaattgttttgtgttgaggtcgtttttccgccactagatggcataattgcatttgtaagacattggtgacagctcagtgcatttttctttttatattaagagcaatctaatctttaacatgacataactttctgcacatttttaaaattgtaaaatacaacttgaccccggtctccacaaatatatgctttattatgaaatttatttactgctaaattttgacgtggacgtgtctgctgcgttgcaactggaatcGCGTGTTATAGAATTAGTGGCGTGAAAGgaactttacatttttgacacccctaattctattattttaattgaaaagcaaaactcatgtagatttatattttttccataCTTGTGTCCACAGGTAAAAATCTGGTGAAGATAGACTTAATGGACTGGGTGGGACAGAGAAGTCATGCCTACTATGAGAACTTCCGGATCACTAATGAAGCTGTATGCAACACAATTCTACTTGTACTCACTTGCAACTGTAATATTTTCATGTCATGCACTGTGAATGTCTTGATTTCAAAATAGGATCGCTACCGGCTACAGTACGGGTTGTACAGCGGGAAAGCTGGGGATGCTCTGGCAGGTGGACGGGGCATGGTGGAGCAGTGGTCCGCGGGCCTCGGTGGCATGCAGTTTAGCACTAGGGATCAGGtcagtagtattagtagtaccAAGTATTGTTTTTCTCGTATAAAGGGTTAAATACGTTGTCATGAACAGGACAATGACCGCTACATTCAAGGCAGCTGTGCTCAGGAGAACAACGCGGGTTGGTGGTACAACAGGTGGGACTTGTGAAACTATACCGATATTGATCTTTGACACACATGGAGTAAGTCCTCCTCAACACTAGTTGGCGCTATGGTTAGTAATTTTCCCTTTCCGCCAACAGATGCCATGTTGCCAACCTGAATGGGAAGTTCTACCGCAAAGGGGAGTACAAGGGCCAGTTTGATAACGGCATCGTGTGGGGCACTTGGCGGGGCCTTTGGTACTCCCTCAGACACACCACCATGAAGGTCCGCCCTCTGCTTTTCTTGGACGCCATGGGCAGCGGTGGCGGGGAAG
The Festucalex cinctus isolate MCC-2025b chromosome 18, RoL_Fcin_1.0, whole genome shotgun sequence genome window above contains:
- the fgl1b gene encoding fibrinogen like 1B isoform X1; this translates as MQTCRNSFTVLMLFLLVSPTETSSLNQFSGCSPDVAALKRSIKRLENKLLIGAWQVEHLQRHKFFRPISPAPTLSGPNNGSMTSQSSNTTLMTSLPPAGSLIVHDRDCSELFDRMRPPSGFYRIRPKIHQEPVLVYCDMDDGGGWTVFQRRRNGKVDFDRDWVDYRDGFGDFKLWNDEFWLGNENIYSLLSNGKNLVKIDLMDWVGQRSHAYYENFRITNEADRYRLQYGLYSGKAGDALAGGRGMVEQWSAGLGGMQFSTRDQDNDRYIQGSCAQENNAGWWYNRCHVANLNGKFYRKGEYKGQFDNGIVWGTWRGLWYSLRHTTMKVRPLLFLDAMGSGGGEG
- the fgl1b gene encoding fibrinogen like 1B isoform X2; amino-acid sequence: MQTSSLNQFSGCSPDVAALKRSIKRLENKLLIGAWQVEHLQRHKFFRPISPAPTLSGPNNGSMTSQSSNTTLMTSLPPAGSLIVHDRDCSELFDRMRPPSGFYRIRPKIHQEPVLVYCDMDDGGGWTVFQRRRNGKVDFDRDWVDYRDGFGDFKLWNDEFWLGNENIYSLLSNGKNLVKIDLMDWVGQRSHAYYENFRITNEADRYRLQYGLYSGKAGDALAGGRGMVEQWSAGLGGMQFSTRDQDNDRYIQGSCAQENNAGWWYNRCHVANLNGKFYRKGEYKGQFDNGIVWGTWRGLWYSLRHTTMKVRPLLFLDAMGSGGGEG